A stretch of the Mycobacterium sp. ITM-2016-00317 genome encodes the following:
- a CDS encoding CbbQ/NirQ/NorQ/GpvN family protein has product MASDTSSTAPFYRPTGREVDAFLAAARRGSPVLLKGPTGCGKTRFVEAMAHRLGRDLITVAGHEDMTSADLVGRFLLKGGETVWVDGPLTRAVREGAICYLDEIVEARQDTTVVIHPLADHRRELPIDRLGTTLAAAPGFQLVISYNPGYQSILKSLKESTRQRFVAITLGFPPADAEAEVVAREAGIDSSTAQTLVMLGAAIRDLDGSALNEVASTRMLILAGGLVAEGLSLREAVQSAVVEVLSDDIAVTVALGELADALLPRP; this is encoded by the coding sequence GTGGCATCCGACACCTCCTCGACGGCGCCGTTCTACCGGCCCACCGGCCGCGAGGTCGACGCGTTCCTCGCCGCGGCGCGCCGCGGGTCTCCGGTGCTGTTGAAAGGCCCGACCGGGTGCGGCAAGACCCGGTTCGTCGAGGCGATGGCCCACCGACTGGGACGTGACCTCATCACCGTGGCCGGCCACGAGGACATGACATCGGCGGACCTGGTCGGACGCTTTCTCCTCAAGGGCGGCGAAACCGTCTGGGTCGATGGCCCGCTGACACGAGCCGTGCGGGAGGGAGCGATCTGCTACCTCGACGAAATCGTCGAGGCCCGTCAGGACACGACGGTCGTCATCCATCCACTCGCCGACCACCGCCGCGAGTTGCCGATCGACCGGCTGGGTACGACTCTTGCTGCGGCACCGGGCTTTCAGCTGGTCATCTCGTACAACCCCGGCTACCAGAGCATCCTGAAGAGCCTGAAGGAGTCGACCAGGCAGCGATTCGTCGCGATCACGCTCGGCTTCCCTCCGGCGGACGCCGAGGCGGAGGTGGTCGCGCGCGAGGCCGGCATCGATAGCTCGACAGCGCAGACGCTGGTCATGCTGGGTGCGGCCATCCGCGACCTGGACGGCTCGGCGCTCAACGAGGTGGCCTCGACCCGGATGCTCATCCTCGCCGGGGGTCTGGTTGCCGAAGGCCTGAGCCTGCGTGAAGCTGTTCAGTCCGCTGTCGTCGAGGTCCTGTCCGACGATATCGCCGTGACCGTCGCTCTCGGCGAACTGGCCGACGCCCTGCTCCCCCGGCCGTGA
- a CDS encoding amidohydrolase family protein, translating to MTTTVLRAARWVDIDSGRVRTPATVVVVDNRIHAVNPAVLPQDADETIDLGDVTLLPGLMDMELNLLIGGPGGPEGLPSPMHGVQDDPVYRTLRAAVNARSTLDAGFTTVRNLGLMVKTGGYLLDVALQRAIDQGWHAGPRIYPAGHAVTPYGGHLDPTVFQRLAPGIMPLSVAEGIANGVDDVRACVRYQIRHGAKLIKVSASGGVMSHSTAPGAQQYSDEEFAAIADEAHRAGVRVAAHAVGDSAIRACIRAGIDCIEHGFLATDDTIAMMVDHGTFLVSTTYLTEAMAIDRIAPELRKKAEVVFPQAQAMLPKAIAAGVRIACGTDAPAVPHGQNAKELCALVSRGMTPMQALRAATVTSAELIEADDELGRLADGYLADIIAVGGDPSKDIAATLDVRFVMKDGVVHKHVAATPD from the coding sequence GTGACGACCACCGTCCTCCGGGCAGCGCGGTGGGTCGACATCGACTCCGGCCGGGTGCGCACGCCGGCCACCGTCGTGGTCGTCGACAACCGCATCCATGCGGTGAATCCCGCGGTCCTGCCGCAGGACGCGGACGAGACCATCGACCTCGGCGACGTCACGCTGTTGCCGGGACTGATGGACATGGAGCTGAACCTGCTCATCGGCGGGCCAGGGGGACCGGAGGGCCTGCCCAGCCCGATGCACGGGGTGCAGGACGATCCGGTCTACCGCACGCTGCGGGCCGCGGTGAACGCCCGCAGCACCCTCGACGCCGGCTTCACCACGGTGCGCAACCTCGGGCTGATGGTCAAGACCGGCGGCTACCTGCTCGACGTGGCCCTTCAGCGGGCCATCGACCAGGGCTGGCACGCCGGGCCGCGCATCTATCCAGCCGGGCACGCGGTGACCCCGTACGGCGGGCACCTGGACCCGACGGTTTTTCAGCGGCTCGCGCCGGGGATCATGCCGCTGTCGGTGGCCGAGGGGATCGCCAACGGCGTCGACGACGTGCGCGCGTGTGTGCGCTACCAGATCCGGCACGGCGCGAAGCTGATCAAGGTGTCGGCCTCGGGCGGGGTGATGTCCCACAGCACGGCGCCGGGCGCACAGCAGTACTCCGACGAGGAGTTCGCCGCGATCGCCGACGAAGCGCACCGCGCCGGTGTGCGCGTTGCCGCACATGCGGTGGGGGACAGCGCTATTCGCGCGTGCATCCGCGCCGGCATCGACTGTATCGAGCACGGCTTCCTGGCCACCGACGACACCATCGCGATGATGGTCGACCACGGCACCTTCCTGGTGTCGACCACCTACCTGACCGAGGCGATGGCGATCGACCGCATCGCACCCGAACTGCGCAAGAAGGCGGAGGTGGTGTTCCCGCAGGCCCAGGCGATGCTGCCCAAGGCCATCGCCGCCGGCGTGCGGATAGCCTGCGGCACCGACGCGCCCGCGGTACCGCACGGGCAGAACGCCAAGGAGCTGTGTGCCCTGGTGTCGCGGGGGATGACGCCGATGCAGGCGCTGCGCGCGGCGACGGTCACCAGCGCCGAGCTCATCGAGGCCGACGACGAACTCGGCCGGCTCGCCGACGGCTACCTCGCCGACATCATCGCGGTGGGCGGGGACCCGTCGAAGGACATCGCCGCCACCCTCGACGTGCGGTTCGTGATGAAGGACGGGGTGGTCCACAAGCACGTCGCGGCCACGCCGGACTAG
- a CDS encoding NAD(P)-dependent oxidoreductase, whose amino-acid sequence MLRGEKILITGATGKIAYPIARALAPDNDVWGVARLRDPADRDKLTAAGVTPLALDLGSVDFSRLPDDFTYVFHAAVDPGQGEWRRALETNAHNSGELLHHCRTAKGFVLCSTGSIYGYQGRRPLTEDDPPGVPLRANYSFSKVAAEAVCSWISRHYDIPLTIIRICSTYGPEGGSPADRLDAILARRPIRLHPDQPNNYNPIYEDDYVELGIRAMQVARTPPQVVNWAGSETVSVEEYCAYLGELVGIEPIFDYTADAHTPLWPDVTHMHEVLGKTKVPWREGFRRMAAARHPELTLSDKPTAS is encoded by the coding sequence GTGCTTCGCGGCGAGAAAATCCTGATCACCGGCGCCACCGGCAAAATCGCGTATCCGATCGCCCGCGCCCTGGCACCGGACAACGACGTCTGGGGTGTCGCCAGGCTCCGCGATCCGGCTGACCGGGACAAGCTGACCGCGGCGGGCGTCACACCTCTGGCCCTGGATCTGGGCAGCGTCGACTTCTCCCGACTACCAGACGATTTCACCTACGTGTTCCACGCCGCCGTCGACCCGGGACAGGGCGAATGGAGGCGTGCGCTCGAGACCAATGCACACAACTCCGGCGAACTGCTCCACCATTGCCGGACGGCCAAGGGATTCGTGCTCTGCTCGACCGGTTCGATCTACGGATACCAGGGCAGGCGCCCGCTGACCGAAGACGACCCGCCCGGAGTCCCGCTGCGGGCGAACTACAGCTTCTCCAAGGTCGCCGCCGAAGCGGTCTGCAGCTGGATCTCCCGGCACTACGACATCCCGCTGACGATCATCAGAATCTGCTCGACCTACGGGCCCGAGGGCGGCTCACCGGCAGACCGTCTCGATGCGATTCTGGCGCGCAGGCCGATTCGGCTCCACCCCGACCAACCGAACAACTACAACCCGATCTACGAGGACGACTACGTCGAGCTCGGCATCCGCGCAATGCAGGTCGCCCGCACACCGCCCCAGGTGGTGAACTGGGCAGGCAGCGAAACCGTCAGCGTCGAGGAATATTGCGCGTATCTGGGCGAACTTGTCGGCATCGAGCCCATCTTCGACTACACCGCCGACGCGCACACCCCGCTGTGGCCCGACGTGACGCACATGCATGAGGTGCTGGGCAAGACAAAAGTGCCGTGGCGAGAGGGATTCCGGAGGATGGCTGCCGCGCGCCACCCGGAGCTCACACTCTCCGACAAGCCCACGGCGAGCTGA
- a CDS encoding helix-turn-helix domain-containing protein, protein MAERWTRERRVEHTRSLLLDAAEAVFGEKGFTAATLDDIAYAAGYTKGAIYKHFATKEDLFLAVSDRYWRRYFDSFAEVMASASRVGAHELDAIAERWRQLSNDRGAEHAALGLEFTLYLLRNPEARERVANKRSEVVEKLAEFIVDSMDKLGATLTISPLTFAQALVATSDSVILGSQLDDVDLYRPVIEMYTAVITLPS, encoded by the coding sequence ATGGCGGAGCGGTGGACCCGGGAGCGGCGAGTCGAGCACACTCGGTCGCTGCTGTTGGACGCCGCTGAGGCTGTTTTTGGCGAAAAGGGTTTCACCGCAGCGACTCTCGACGACATCGCGTATGCGGCCGGCTACACCAAAGGTGCCATTTACAAGCACTTCGCCACCAAGGAAGACCTGTTCCTGGCCGTCAGCGACCGGTACTGGCGCCGCTACTTCGACAGCTTCGCCGAGGTGATGGCCTCGGCGAGCCGGGTCGGCGCTCATGAACTCGACGCGATCGCCGAACGTTGGCGTCAGCTCAGCAACGACCGCGGGGCCGAGCATGCTGCGCTCGGCCTGGAGTTCACGCTGTACCTGCTGCGCAACCCGGAAGCCAGGGAGCGGGTCGCGAACAAGCGCTCGGAGGTCGTCGAGAAACTCGCCGAGTTCATCGTCGACAGCATGGACAAATTGGGTGCCACGCTGACCATCTCGCCGTTGACCTTCGCCCAGGCACTGGTGGCCACCAGCGACTCGGTGATCCTGGGCAGTCAACTCGACGACGTCGACCTCTATCGGCCGGTCATCGAGATGTACACCGCGGTCATCACGCTGCCGAGCTGA
- a CDS encoding SDR family NAD(P)-dependent oxidoreductase has translation MVRVAVVTGGASGMGEATSHELGRLGHKVAVLDLNGDAAQRVAEELRAQGYPALGVAVDVTDRAAVEEAFAKVRTELGPVHILVTSAGLVDFTPFLEITPQNWQRLVDVNLNGTFHCAQVAVPDMLEAGWGRIVMISSSSAQRGSPGMAHYAASKGALISFTRSLAREYGQAGITVNNIPPSGIETPMQRQSQQAGFLPPSEQMAASIPVGHLGTGDDIAAAVGFLCSEAAGFITGQTLGVNGGSVMG, from the coding sequence GTGGTGCGGGTGGCGGTGGTCACCGGCGGCGCCTCGGGCATGGGTGAGGCGACCAGCCACGAGCTGGGGCGGCTCGGGCACAAGGTCGCCGTACTCGACCTCAACGGCGACGCAGCCCAACGGGTCGCCGAAGAGCTTCGTGCCCAGGGGTATCCGGCTCTCGGCGTCGCCGTCGACGTCACCGACCGGGCCGCCGTGGAGGAGGCGTTCGCCAAGGTCCGCACCGAACTGGGGCCGGTGCACATCCTGGTGACCAGCGCAGGTCTGGTGGACTTCACCCCGTTCCTGGAGATCACGCCGCAGAACTGGCAACGCCTCGTCGACGTGAACCTCAACGGCACCTTCCACTGCGCGCAGGTCGCCGTGCCCGACATGCTCGAGGCGGGCTGGGGCCGCATCGTGATGATCTCGTCGTCGAGCGCGCAGCGGGGATCGCCCGGCATGGCCCACTACGCCGCCTCCAAAGGGGCGCTGATCTCGTTCACCCGGTCGCTGGCACGCGAATACGGGCAGGCGGGCATCACCGTCAACAACATTCCGCCATCGGGTATCGAGACCCCGATGCAACGCCAGTCGCAGCAGGCAGGCTTCCTGCCACCCAGCGAGCAGATGGCCGCCAGCATCCCGGTCGGCCACCTCGGCACCGGCGACGACATCGCCGCGGCGGTGGGGTTCCTGTGTTCGGAGGCAGCGGGATTCATCACCGGCCAGACACTCGGGGTCAACGGCGGATCGGTGATGGGATGA
- a CDS encoding MarR family transcriptional regulator yields the protein MELTDNILWLLKQAFYFSLTSVNEAVAEHGVSTAQIGVLRQLANEPGLSGAELARRLLITPQGVQLALTALEKRGLVERKQNPTHGRILQAFLTEEGRKVAAAVVSDAITAHDKVFGVLSKAEQQTLRELLGRVVEQGTGHELYADHVDPN from the coding sequence ATCGAGCTCACCGACAACATCCTCTGGCTGCTCAAGCAGGCCTTCTACTTCTCGCTGACCAGCGTGAACGAAGCCGTCGCCGAGCACGGTGTGAGCACGGCGCAGATCGGTGTGCTGCGCCAGCTGGCCAACGAGCCGGGCCTGTCCGGCGCCGAACTGGCCCGGCGGCTGCTCATCACCCCGCAGGGTGTACAGCTGGCGCTGACCGCACTGGAGAAGCGCGGGCTGGTGGAGCGCAAACAGAACCCCACGCACGGCCGAATCCTGCAGGCCTTCCTGACCGAGGAGGGACGCAAGGTGGCGGCCGCGGTGGTCAGCGACGCAATCACCGCGCACGACAAGGTGTTCGGCGTGCTGTCCAAGGCCGAGCAGCAGACGCTGCGCGAACTGCTGGGGCGGGTGGTCGAGCAGGGGACGGGCCATGAACTGTATGCCGACCACGTCGACCCCAACTAG
- a CDS encoding aromatic ring-hydroxylating dioxygenase subunit alpha, with the protein MARFPKPAEGSWTEHYPQLGTGPVSYRDSVDPQFYEIERNAVFKRAWLNVGRVEQVPRKGSYFTKELKVVNTSIIVVRTTAGEVKAYHNICRHRGNKLVWNEMPLEETSGVCRQFTCKYHAWRYDLDGNLTFVQQEGEFFDLDKSRYGLVPVHCEVWEGFIFVNFAKEPEQTLRDFLGPMITDLEGYPFDKMTSRFHYRSEVKANWKLYMDAFQEFYHAPVLHANQSPTAYSKAAAEAGFEAPHYRIDGPHRLVSTSGVRAWEMADEMRKPIEDICQSGLFGPWDKQDLGPMPEGLNPAKCDPWGLDSFQLFPNFVMLFWGQGWYLTYHYWPTSHNSHIFEGTLYFPQPRTPRERIAQELAAVSFKEYGLQDANTLEATQSMIESQVLDEFVLCDQEVLIRHLHTETAAWVEDYRRRTEQVGQGV; encoded by the coding sequence ATGGCCCGATTTCCGAAGCCGGCAGAAGGCAGCTGGACCGAGCACTATCCGCAGTTGGGAACCGGCCCGGTCTCCTATCGGGACTCGGTGGACCCGCAGTTCTACGAAATCGAGCGCAATGCGGTGTTCAAGCGGGCCTGGCTGAACGTGGGCCGGGTGGAACAGGTTCCGCGTAAAGGCAGTTATTTCACCAAGGAACTCAAGGTCGTCAACACCTCCATCATCGTGGTGCGGACGACCGCCGGCGAGGTCAAGGCGTACCACAACATCTGCCGCCACCGCGGCAACAAGCTGGTGTGGAACGAGATGCCGCTGGAGGAGACCAGCGGCGTGTGCCGTCAGTTCACCTGCAAGTACCACGCGTGGCGCTACGACCTGGACGGCAACCTGACTTTTGTGCAGCAGGAGGGCGAGTTCTTCGATCTCGACAAGAGTCGCTACGGGCTCGTGCCGGTGCACTGCGAGGTGTGGGAGGGCTTCATCTTCGTCAACTTCGCGAAGGAGCCCGAGCAGACGCTGCGCGATTTCCTCGGTCCGATGATCACCGATCTTGAGGGCTATCCGTTCGACAAGATGACCTCGCGGTTCCATTACCGGTCCGAGGTGAAGGCCAACTGGAAGCTCTACATGGACGCGTTCCAGGAGTTCTACCATGCCCCCGTACTGCATGCGAACCAGTCGCCGACCGCCTACTCCAAAGCCGCGGCCGAAGCCGGCTTCGAGGCGCCGCACTATCGCATCGACGGTCCGCACCGGTTGGTGAGCACCTCAGGTGTGCGTGCCTGGGAGATGGCCGACGAGATGCGCAAGCCCATCGAGGACATCTGCCAGAGCGGGCTGTTCGGGCCGTGGGACAAGCAAGATCTCGGGCCGATGCCCGAAGGGCTCAACCCCGCGAAATGCGATCCGTGGGGCCTGGATTCGTTCCAGTTGTTCCCCAACTTCGTGATGTTGTTCTGGGGTCAGGGGTGGTACCTGACCTACCACTACTGGCCGACGTCGCACAACAGCCATATCTTCGAGGGCACGCTGTACTTCCCGCAGCCGCGCACGCCGCGCGAGCGCATCGCGCAGGAACTGGCCGCGGTCTCGTTCAAGGAGTACGGGCTGCAGGACGCCAACACCCTGGAGGCCACCCAGTCGATGATCGAGTCGCAAGTGCTCGACGAGTTCGTGCTCTGCGACCAGGAGGTGCTGATCCGTCATCTACACACCGAGACCGCGGCGTGGGTCGAGGACTACCGGCGCAGGACCGAGCAGGTCGGGCAGGGGGTCTGA
- a CDS encoding emopamil-binding protein translates to MAVTTEAHVPDLAQPWAPHRLRIYTWTGIFTFAMFLAVTVGVATGIVAPSFTTDVVVNLIFGIPVMLLPFVILWNAPGEKRTRLDKAAELTLFYLPYTAGSQIGYELMFLIGHPLGLWAPTTDPGWKWLWWQYALADTRYVSGNPWIFALEVVGVLTGVTVFVMWTRLVRPGLPDEARIRCLWIAFTGCAILMSSTAVYFLAEVGAGFTNIGQGWWGLGFKFIGENIPFILLPPLVLYSIHLQIDYLTRRAGPVVPSR, encoded by the coding sequence GTGGCGGTAACCACCGAGGCGCACGTACCGGACCTCGCCCAGCCCTGGGCGCCGCACCGGCTACGGATCTACACCTGGACCGGCATCTTCACCTTCGCGATGTTCCTGGCGGTGACCGTCGGGGTCGCCACCGGGATCGTCGCGCCGAGCTTCACCACCGACGTCGTCGTCAATCTGATCTTCGGCATCCCGGTGATGCTGCTGCCGTTCGTCATCCTGTGGAATGCGCCGGGAGAGAAGCGTACCCGGCTCGACAAGGCCGCCGAACTGACGCTGTTCTACCTGCCTTACACCGCCGGCAGTCAGATCGGCTACGAGCTGATGTTCCTCATCGGCCATCCGCTCGGTCTGTGGGCACCGACGACCGACCCGGGCTGGAAATGGCTGTGGTGGCAGTACGCTCTGGCCGACACCCGCTACGTCAGCGGCAACCCGTGGATCTTCGCGCTCGAGGTCGTCGGCGTACTCACCGGCGTCACCGTGTTCGTGATGTGGACCCGCCTGGTTCGCCCGGGACTGCCGGACGAGGCACGCATCAGATGTCTGTGGATCGCGTTCACCGGGTGCGCCATCCTGATGAGCAGCACCGCTGTCTATTTCCTCGCCGAGGTCGGCGCGGGCTTCACCAACATCGGGCAGGGCTGGTGGGGGCTGGGGTTCAAGTTCATCGGCGAGAACATCCCGTTCATCCTGTTGCCACCGCTGGTGCTCTACTCGATCCACCTGCAGATCGACTATCTGACCCGACGCGCCGGCCCGGTTGTTCCGAGCCGTTGA
- a CDS encoding VWA domain-containing protein — protein sequence MSSEDPGPERFRLLASFAAERTLDVAEAAAGERAYTDGSVVFVSAAGDADDWRREVLVQSALLRSGSLDPRLVRRLRGRPAAARRYLSLEGRRVLAELGRSVPLAADVYPGSALTADGAESLDLAMGRTHIDDPPEWFGSIRPAVLLRSSAFTGTRATDADVGSSLGDAEEPEPDDETDEDDRPSERSRILKIFEVPVGAQAAANFLRKLLGSSRSGENEGPGGELRAGSIRRSLHAGAHARPVPTPIRFTGAESPGSAVGIGGALYPEWDCHHDEYREDWCRVIDFPLVTTADVAAAGVPADAVLRRRLSRVGLGPKVLRARADGEDIDTEALIDLFVDLHSGHSPPEHVYTERRRVARNLGVLILLDASGSATDADQDGLAVHEHQRRAAAILAATLEELGDRVAVYGFRSQGRRAVHLPAIKTFGQRFGAVGRARLNQLQPSGYTRLGAGIRGAGEILKKQAGTPNRLLLVLSDGHPYDDGYEGRYAEADSRKALEELRADGMGCLCLTIGATTDADALARVFGSACHASGTTLAELSPRMDQLFLAALRELSAPRPSRIYARPS from the coding sequence GTGAGCTCCGAAGACCCTGGCCCCGAACGGTTTCGACTTCTCGCGAGCTTCGCCGCCGAGCGGACGCTCGATGTCGCCGAGGCTGCGGCGGGTGAACGCGCGTATACGGACGGCAGCGTCGTCTTCGTCTCCGCCGCCGGCGATGCGGACGACTGGCGCCGGGAGGTGCTCGTGCAGAGCGCTCTGCTGAGGTCGGGAAGTCTGGACCCCCGCCTTGTGCGGCGTCTGCGGGGCCGCCCCGCGGCGGCGCGCCGCTACCTGTCGCTGGAGGGTCGGCGGGTGCTGGCGGAACTCGGACGGTCGGTTCCGCTGGCGGCCGACGTCTACCCCGGCTCTGCGTTGACCGCAGATGGTGCCGAATCTCTTGACCTCGCCATGGGTAGAACGCACATCGACGACCCACCGGAGTGGTTCGGATCGATCAGACCGGCGGTGCTGCTGCGCTCCTCCGCGTTCACGGGAACACGCGCGACCGACGCCGACGTCGGATCGTCGCTCGGCGACGCCGAAGAACCGGAACCCGACGATGAGACAGATGAGGACGACCGACCGTCGGAGAGAAGCCGGATCCTGAAGATCTTCGAGGTTCCCGTCGGCGCCCAGGCCGCCGCGAACTTCCTGCGCAAGCTGCTCGGCAGCTCGCGTTCCGGCGAGAACGAGGGGCCCGGGGGCGAGCTGCGGGCCGGGTCCATTCGCCGTTCGCTGCACGCCGGCGCCCACGCCCGACCGGTGCCGACGCCGATCCGGTTCACCGGCGCCGAGAGCCCCGGCAGCGCCGTCGGGATCGGCGGGGCCCTGTATCCCGAATGGGACTGCCACCACGACGAATACCGTGAGGATTGGTGCCGGGTCATCGACTTTCCGTTGGTGACCACCGCCGACGTCGCCGCGGCCGGGGTCCCGGCCGATGCCGTCCTGCGCCGTCGCCTGAGCCGGGTCGGGCTCGGCCCGAAGGTGTTGCGTGCCCGGGCCGACGGTGAGGACATCGACACCGAGGCGCTGATCGATCTCTTCGTCGATCTGCACTCGGGGCACTCCCCGCCCGAACACGTCTACACCGAACGCAGGAGGGTCGCCAGGAATCTCGGCGTGCTGATCCTGCTCGACGCGTCGGGTTCGGCGACCGACGCCGACCAGGACGGTCTGGCGGTTCACGAACACCAGCGCCGCGCTGCTGCCATCCTGGCCGCGACCCTGGAGGAACTCGGCGACCGCGTCGCGGTGTACGGGTTCCGGTCTCAGGGCCGTCGCGCGGTCCACCTGCCCGCGATCAAGACCTTCGGACAACGATTCGGTGCGGTAGGCCGGGCACGTCTCAACCAACTCCAGCCGTCGGGCTACACACGGCTGGGAGCCGGCATCCGAGGCGCCGGCGAGATCCTGAAGAAACAGGCGGGCACACCGAACCGGTTGCTGCTGGTGCTGTCCGACGGCCATCCGTACGACGACGGATACGAGGGACGCTACGCCGAGGCCGATTCCCGGAAGGCACTCGAGGAGCTGCGCGCCGATGGCATGGGGTGCCTGTGCCTGACGATCGGCGCCACCACCGACGCCGACGCACTGGCGCGGGTCTTCGGTTCGGCATGCCACGCCAGCGGGACGACACTGGCCGAACTCAGCCCGCGGATGGACCAACTGTTCCTGGCGGCCCTGCGTGAACTCTCCGCTCCGCGACCGTCCCGCATATATGCTCGCCCGAGTTGA